A region from the Acyrthosiphon pisum isolate AL4f chromosome A1, pea_aphid_22Mar2018_4r6ur, whole genome shotgun sequence genome encodes:
- the LOC100160970 gene encoding RAC serine/threonine-protein kinase: MADVLQSICNPLPLSSSQSSIVKEGWLFKRGEHIKNWRSRYFILFADGSLMGYRNKPEGPMTEPLNNFTVKRCQIMSVDRPKPYTFTIRGLQWTTVIERTFHVSSDKEREEWMTAIKGVSERLSDVDEVEMEGVSHSTSMSSTMSGPSSDDFSAKFSVQGTSSSKSTGKRKVTLENFEFLKVLGKGTFGKVILCREKATGHLYAIKILKKEVIIQKDEVAHTLTENRVLRTTSHPFLISLKYSFQTADRLCFVMEYVNGGELFFHLSRERVFTEDRTRFYGAEIISALGYLHSQGIIYRDLKLENLLLDKDGHIKIADFGLCKEDITYGSTTKTFCGTPEYLAPEVLEDLDYGRAVDWWGIGVVMYEMMCGRLPFYNKDHDKLFTLILMESVRFPRGLSAAAKSLLTGLLIKDPKTRLGGGPDDAQEIMSHVFFSSINWLDLEQKKIPPPFQPQVSSDTDTRYFDSEFTGESVELTPPDLSSHHLNSIAEEMEQSQPYFPQFSYQDLAGSISISASSCFSHT; encoded by the exons ATGGCCGACGTACTACAGTCCATTTGCAACCCGTTGCCGCTGTCATCCAGCCAGTCGTCAATAGTTAAAGAAGGATGGCTGTTCAAACGAG GAGAACACATTAAAAATTGGAGGTCCCGGTATTTTATACTGTTTGCCGATGGTTCACTTATGGGCTACAGAAACAAACCAGAAGGTCCAATGACCGAACCTCTCAACAATTTCACTGTAAAGAGGTGTCAAATAATGAGTGTTGATCGTCCCAAACCATACACATTCACAATTCGAGGATTGCAATGGACCACTGTTATTGAACGAACTTTTCATGTGTCTTCTGATAAAGAAAG agaaGAATGGATGACTGCCATTAAAGGTGTATCAGAACGTTTGTCTGATGTTGATGAAGTTGAAATGGAAGGGGTATCTCATTCGACTAGCATGTCAAGCACAATGTCAGGACCCAGTTCAGATGACTTCAGTGCCAAATTTTCTGTTCAAGGAACATCTTCAAGTAAATCCACTGGAAAACGAAAAGtg actcTTGAGAATTTTGAGTTTCTTAAAGTACTTGGAAAAGGTACATTTGGAAAAGTGATTCTATGCCGAGAAAAAGCAACAGGTCATTTATATGCTatcaaaattcttaaaaaagaAGTCATCATCCAAAAAGATGAAGTTGCTCATACGCTAACTGAAAACAGGGTTCTCCGCACTACTAGTCATCCTTTtctaata tcattgaAATACTCATTTCAAACTGCAGATAGATTATGTTTTGTCATGGAGTATGTAAATGGCGGAGAACTATTCTTCCATTTGTCAAGAGAACGTGTATTTACAGAAGATAGAACTCGTTTTTATGGAGCTGAAATTATTTCTGCTTTGGGTTACTTACATTCCCAAGGAATTATTTACAGGgacttaaaa cttgaaAATTTACTGCTAGATAAAGACGGTCATATTAAAATTGCCGACTTTGGATTGTGCAAAGAAGATATAACTTATGGGTCAACAACCAAAACATTTTGTGGCACACCTGAATACTTGGCTCCAGAGGTGTTAGAAGATTTAGATTATGGTCGGGCAGTTGATTGGTGGGGAATAGGAGTAGTCATGTATGAAATGATGTGTGGAAGGTTACCATTTTATAACAAAGATCATGACAAATTGTTCACTCTCATTTTAATGGAATCt GTACGATTTCCAAGAGGACTTTCTGCTGCTGCAAAAAGTTTGCTAACTGGTCTTTTAATTAAAGATCCCAAAACGCGATTGGGCGGAGGTCCTGATGATGCCCAAGAAATCATGAGTCATGTTTTCTTTAGTAGTATTAATTGGTTGGATttggaacaaaaaaaa attcctCCTCCATTCCAACCTCAAGTATCATCAGACACAGACACACGATATTTCGACTCAGAATTTACTGGAGAATCTGTTGAACTTACTCCACCTGACCTGTCATCGCATCACCTCAACAGCATTGCAGAAGAAATGGAGCAATCACAACCATACTTCCCACAATTCAGCTACCAAGACTTAGCTGGATCAATATCAATAAGTGCCAGTTCGTGTTTCAGTCATacgtga
- the LOC100158913 gene encoding probable ATP-dependent RNA helicase DDX28, which translates to MALHVNAVRFGLQRICLAPVSFRYSRQAACRLGLEFSSRSNDFPKRTPNVRFLSSKNEKIIDLSYSDIDPVYIPIKKEIVDEQDLHEEDQHSINSEIVIKCKRKHLNHERNQKYDKFKEIPLASKGWKNKKAKDDYFTIHIYNDDYLPQSRKSFYEFKNTGLSQSILHILKQHEITIPSQIQALGIPSILRGNNTLLAAETGCGKTLAYLAPIIQQVLAYKEKVKFKNQFNSPLALVIVPGRELADQIGEIANWFTEDLPLNVKVITGGHTKRQIVNPVFEENDIIIATLGALSKLTNSGIYSMRYVRHVVLDEADTLMDDSFNELMTHFLSRFQFKGRNERSNLTQLLLVSATMPTSLSDVLGDIIDMDSLNKIKTDKLHAILPHVQQRFIKTNLGEKPSILLLHAKKLSKSNTPTIIFCNKSSTCDWATMFLNENGIEAVNLHGDMLYEIRLGKFKKYQDGEVNIMVSTDVGSRGLNTIRTKHIINYDFPTYIADYIHRCGRTGRLNAGTDGKVTNFISTNNDSELVQKIELAARTMKSLPNVNGNITKIRRFFILNQLENKAAKKLD; encoded by the exons ATGGCACTTCACGTTAATGCAGTAAGATTCGGTTTACAGAGGATTTGTTTGGCACCTGTGTCGTTTCGATACAGTAGACAAGCCGCATGCCGTTTGGGTTTGGAATTTAGTTCCAGATCTAATGATTTCCCTAAACGTACCCCAAAC GTACGATTCTTAAgctcaaaaaatgaaaaaattatcgatCTTAGTTACTCCGACATTGATCcagtgtatatacctattaagaaAGAAATTGTTGACGAACAAGATTTACATGAAGAAGATCAGCATTCAATCAATTCT gaaattgttattaaatgtaaaagaaaacatttaaatcacGAGAGAAATCAGAAATATGATAAATTCAAAGAAATTCCACTGGCATCAAAAGGATGGAAGAACAAGAAGGCTAAAGAtgattattttactattcatatttataatgat GATTATTTACCTCAAAGTAGAAAgagtttttatgaatttaaaaacactGGACTATCACAATCTAttcttcatattttaaaacaacatgAAATCACTATTCCCTCACAAATTCAA gcTCTTGGAATTCCATCAATACTAAGAGGGAATAATACTTTGCTTGCAGCTGAAACAGGTTGTGGTAAAACATTAGCATACTTGGCACCAATAATTCAACAAGTATTAGCTTATaaagaaaaagtaaaatttaaaaatcagttcAACAGCCCATTAGCCTTAGTTATTGTACCTGGCAGAGAATTAGCTGATCAAATTGGA gaGATTGCCAATTGGTTTACTGAAGATTTACCATTGAATGTAAAAGTAATTACTGGAGGACACACAAAAAGGCAGATAGTTAATCCAGTTTTTGAggaaaatgatataattattgctACATTAGGAGCTTTGAGCAAATTAACAAACAGTG gcatATACTCAATGCGTTATGTACGTCATGTTGTACTAGATGAAGCAGATACTTTAATGGACGATAGTTTTAATGAGTTAATGACTCATTTCTTATCTAGATTCCAA TTTAAAGGTCGTAATGAAAGGTCTAATTTGACTCAATTGTTGTTGGTTAGTGCCACAATGCCAACAAGTCTATCCGATGTATTGGGTGATATAAtcgat atGGATAGTTTGAACAAGATCAAGACGGATAAATTACATGCCATTCTTCCTCATGTTCaacaaagatttattaaaactaatctGGGTGAAAAGCCATCAATTCTGTTGTTACATGCAAAAAAACTTTCTAAAAGCAATActccaacaataatattttg taaTAAATCAAGTACTTGTGATTGGGctacaatgtttttaaatgaaaacggCATCGAGGCAGTAAATTTGCACGGTGATATGCTGTATGAAATTAGACttggaaaattcaaaaaatatcaagATGGCGAAGTCAACATTATGGTTAGCACGGATGTGGGATCCAGAGGATTAAATACAATTAGA ActaagcatattataaattatgactttCCTACCTATATTGCTGATTATATTCATCGATGTGGGCGTACTGGACGTTTAAATGCTGGTACAGATGGAAAAGTCACCAATTTTATCAGTACAAATAATGATTCCGAATTGGTCCAAAAAATTGAA ttagctGCACGCACTATGAAATCTTTACCAAATGTCAAtggaaatataactaaaatacgaAGATTCTTCATATTGAACCAACTGGAAAACAAAGCAGCcaaaaaattagattaa